Proteins from one Algicella marina genomic window:
- a CDS encoding inositol monophosphatase family protein produces MSQASANLNVMIKAARKAARSLVRDFGEVESLQVTSKSAGDFVSRADIKAEEIIRETLTEARPNYGWMGEESEEVKGADPTRRWIVDPLDGTTNFLHGMPHWAVSIALEHRGQIVAAVVYDPVKDEMFTSEKGAGTWLNDRRLRVTNRSTLIECIFSTGIPFAGSTYLPMELRQIAKVAPTCAGIRRWGAAALDLAYVAAGRYDGFWEANLKPWDIAAGLLLVTEAGGFVEPLAAGGDMFDKGGVIAANAEVFERFKGLVRDA; encoded by the coding sequence ATGTCCCAGGCCTCCGCCAACCTAAACGTCATGATCAAGGCCGCTCGCAAGGCGGCACGGAGCCTCGTGCGCGATTTCGGCGAAGTGGAAAGCCTTCAGGTGACGTCCAAGTCCGCCGGTGACTTCGTAAGTCGCGCGGATATCAAGGCGGAAGAGATCATCCGCGAGACCCTGACGGAAGCCCGCCCCAATTACGGCTGGATGGGCGAGGAGAGCGAGGAAGTCAAAGGAGCGGATCCGACGCGTCGTTGGATCGTCGATCCGTTGGATGGCACCACCAACTTTCTTCACGGCATGCCGCACTGGGCCGTATCCATCGCGCTGGAGCATCGCGGCCAGATCGTCGCAGCGGTGGTATACGACCCGGTGAAGGACGAGATGTTCACTTCCGAAAAGGGCGCTGGCACCTGGCTGAATGACAGACGCTTGCGTGTCACCAATCGCTCCACGTTGATCGAATGCATTTTCTCGACCGGAATTCCCTTCGCCGGCAGCACCTATCTGCCGATGGAACTGCGCCAGATCGCCAAGGTTGCACCCACCTGTGCCGGCATTCGACGCTGGGGTGCTGCCGCGCTGGATCTCGCCTATGTCGCCGCCGGTCGATACGACGGCTTCTGGGAAGCAAACCTCAAGCCGTGGGACATTGCCGCCGGATTGCTGCTTGTCACCGAGGCGGGGGGCTTCGTCGAACCTTTGGCCGCCGGCGGCGACATGTTCGACAAGGGCGGCGTCATTGCCGCCAACGCCGAAGTGTTCGAGCGGTTCAAGGGACTTGTCAGAGACGCGTGA
- a CDS encoding pyridoxal-phosphate-dependent aminotransferase family protein, producing the protein MSLKAGRHTLSIPGPSVMPERVLRAMHQGAPNIYEGALMETTAKVFSQLKTVARTDGDVAMYIANGHGAWEASLWNTLAPGETALVLATGRFGKGWAEMARRLGIQVELMDFGTAAPADPARVAERLRADKAHKIKAIMTVQTDTASSVRNDVAALGRVIGETGHPALFMVDCIASLACERFEMDAWGVDVMVAGCQKGLMVPPGTSFVFANDRAQKAQARLERVSPYFDWAPRMNPQMFYQRFGGTAPTHHLFGLDVALDMILEEEGLENVWRRHETLAGCVWAAVDAWSATSEIHPNINDLAHRSCAVTTIHTRPGDAPLLRRWCEEEANLTLGIGLGLDDASGLPPGESLFRIGHMGHLSPPMILGTLATVDAGLKSLGIAHGHGAMEAATAALTVIGTAAKAAE; encoded by the coding sequence ATGTCCCTCAAGGCCGGCCGCCACACCCTTTCCATTCCCGGTCCTTCCGTCATGCCGGAGCGTGTCCTGCGTGCAATGCATCAGGGGGCGCCGAACATCTACGAGGGCGCGTTGATGGAGACCACCGCCAAGGTGTTCAGCCAGTTGAAGACGGTGGCGAGGACGGATGGCGATGTGGCGATGTACATCGCCAATGGCCATGGCGCATGGGAAGCCTCACTCTGGAACACGCTTGCGCCGGGAGAAACCGCGCTTGTGCTTGCTACCGGCCGTTTCGGCAAGGGGTGGGCAGAGATGGCCCGGAGGCTCGGCATCCAGGTCGAATTGATGGATTTCGGCACCGCGGCACCCGCCGATCCCGCACGGGTCGCCGAGCGGCTACGCGCGGACAAGGCCCATAAGATCAAGGCGATTATGACGGTGCAGACGGATACCGCCTCTTCTGTCCGCAACGATGTTGCCGCCCTCGGCCGCGTGATCGGTGAAACGGGCCACCCGGCGCTGTTCATGGTCGATTGCATTGCCAGCCTTGCTTGTGAACGCTTCGAAATGGATGCCTGGGGTGTCGACGTCATGGTCGCCGGCTGCCAGAAAGGCTTGATGGTGCCTCCGGGAACCAGCTTCGTCTTTGCCAACGACCGTGCACAGAAGGCGCAGGCGCGGCTCGAAAGGGTGTCACCCTACTTCGATTGGGCGCCACGGATGAACCCGCAGATGTTCTACCAACGTTTCGGTGGTACGGCGCCGACACACCATCTCTTTGGCCTCGATGTGGCGCTCGACATGATTCTGGAAGAGGAAGGGCTGGAGAACGTCTGGCGTCGGCACGAAACCCTTGCCGGTTGTGTCTGGGCAGCCGTCGACGCATGGTCCGCCACCAGCGAAATTCATCCCAATATCAACGATCTGGCCCATCGTTCCTGCGCCGTTACCACCATCCACACCCGACCGGGAGATGCCCCGCTCCTGCGCCGGTGGTGCGAGGAAGAGGCCAACCTGACGCTGGGTATCGGTCTCGGGCTGGATGATGCCTCGGGGCTGCCGCCGGGCGAAAGCCTGTTCCGCATCGGCCACATGGGTCATCTGAGCCCGCCAATGATCCTCGGCACTCTCGCGACGGTCGATGCCGGCCTGAAATCACTCGGCATTGCCCACGGGCATGGGGCCATGGAGGCGGCAACAGCGGCTCTGACTGTCATCGGCACCGCGGCAAAAGCTGCCGAATAG
- a CDS encoding TIGR04283 family arsenosugar biosynthesis glycosyltransferase yields MPAPISIIIPTLRAENTIGPTLSSLAEGLTSGLIRELIISEGGESAEMAEIADQAGAVFLTGPAGRGGQLQRAADTAVGDWLLFLHADTRLAPGWPEAVRRHLSEGERKAGYFRLRFDAKGIAPAFIAHWTNLRARMFGLPFGDQGLLVPRQLYDKAGGYRNMPLMEDVALVRALRGNLRAIAHPAETSAIRYRREGWCRRGARNQWLLLRYFLGVSPETLAREYAARQG; encoded by the coding sequence ATGCCCGCCCCCATCTCGATCATCATCCCGACGTTGCGGGCCGAGAACACCATCGGCCCGACCCTTTCCAGCCTGGCGGAGGGCCTCACCTCCGGCCTGATCCGCGAGCTGATCATCAGCGAAGGCGGTGAATCCGCCGAGATGGCAGAAATCGCGGATCAAGCAGGAGCCGTGTTCCTAACCGGTCCCGCCGGTCGGGGCGGTCAGTTGCAGCGCGCGGCGGACACGGCGGTTGGCGACTGGCTGCTGTTTCTCCACGCCGACACACGACTGGCCCCAGGCTGGCCGGAAGCCGTGCGACGGCATCTGTCCGAGGGGGAGCGCAAGGCGGGATACTTCCGGTTACGCTTCGACGCAAAGGGCATCGCGCCGGCGTTCATTGCCCATTGGACCAACCTGCGTGCCCGAATGTTCGGCTTGCCTTTTGGCGATCAGGGCCTGCTGGTGCCGCGCCAACTCTATGACAAGGCAGGCGGTTACCGGAATATGCCGCTGATGGAAGACGTGGCCCTCGTTCGGGCGCTGCGTGGCAATCTGCGGGCGATTGCGCATCCGGCTGAGACATCCGCGATCCGTTACCGCAGGGAAGGCTGGTGCCGACGCGGTGCCCGCAATCAGTGGCTGTTGCTTCGCTATTTCCTTGGCGTATCCCCGGAGACCCTCGCAAGAGAGTATGCCGCCAGGCAGGGCTGA
- a CDS encoding pyridoxal phosphate-dependent aminotransferase, whose translation MPRWTEIVSGLPATVPFVGPEAQERRMGRRFSARLGANESVFGPSPKAVEAMQKAAAGLWMYGDPESHDLRHALAQHHGIKAENIVVGEGIDGLLGTLVRLLVGPGTPVVTSDGAYPTFNYHVASVGGALTKVPYRDDAEDAQGLAKAAQSTNAALVYLANPDNPMGSWISAGQIAELISALPPDTLLCLDEAYCDFAPRGAIPPLDVTAENIVRMRTFSKGYGLAGARVGYAIGAETTIRAFEKIRNHFGMNRLAQIGALAALEDDPHLRSTIFRVRQSLANIGEIAGENGLRALPSATNFATIDCGRDGAFARALVAALAEAGVFVRMPFVAPQDRCIRISAGRPQDLKVLRDALPKALAAIR comes from the coding sequence TTGCCGCGGTGGACGGAAATCGTCTCCGGCCTGCCCGCTACGGTGCCGTTCGTCGGCCCCGAAGCTCAGGAGCGTCGCATGGGCCGCCGTTTCAGCGCCCGTCTCGGCGCCAACGAAAGCGTCTTCGGGCCGTCGCCAAAAGCGGTCGAGGCGATGCAGAAAGCCGCCGCCGGCCTCTGGATGTATGGCGATCCGGAGAGCCATGATCTGCGCCACGCGCTGGCGCAACATCATGGAATTAAAGCTGAAAATATCGTCGTTGGCGAAGGGATCGACGGTTTGCTCGGCACGCTGGTGCGCCTGCTGGTAGGCCCGGGCACTCCGGTCGTCACCTCCGACGGTGCCTATCCGACTTTCAACTACCATGTCGCCAGCGTCGGCGGCGCCCTGACGAAAGTTCCGTACCGCGACGATGCCGAGGATGCGCAAGGCCTTGCTAAGGCGGCACAATCCACCAACGCCGCGCTGGTCTACCTTGCGAACCCCGACAATCCGATGGGCAGTTGGATCAGCGCCGGGCAGATCGCGGAACTGATCTCGGCATTGCCACCGGACACGCTGCTCTGCCTCGACGAAGCCTATTGCGATTTCGCCCCTCGCGGTGCGATCCCGCCGCTGGACGTGACAGCGGAAAATATCGTTCGGATGCGAACCTTTTCAAAGGGTTACGGCTTGGCTGGGGCGCGTGTCGGCTATGCGATCGGTGCTGAAACCACGATCCGGGCATTTGAAAAAATTCGCAATCATTTCGGCATGAACCGTTTGGCCCAGATCGGTGCATTGGCCGCGCTGGAGGATGACCCCCACCTGCGCAGCACGATCTTCCGGGTTCGCCAATCCCTTGCGAACATTGGTGAAATCGCCGGGGAAAACGGTTTGCGGGCACTGCCTTCGGCCACAAACTTCGCAACCATAGACTGCGGCCGGGACGGTGCCTTCGCCCGTGCCCTCGTCGCGGCGCTGGCCGAGGCCGGCGTCTTCGTGCGCATGCCGTTCGTCGCCCCGCAGGATCGCTGCATCCGCATCAGTGCCGGCCGACCGCAGGACCTCAAGGTCCTTCGCGACGCCTTGCCCAAGGCGCTGGCCGCGATCCGCTAA
- a CDS encoding YgfZ/GcvT domain-containing protein → MNSRTVLRVSGPEHVDFLQDLVSNDLGGVASGAIYAALLTPQGKYLFDFLVVSDGDSLLLDSAADRAPQLAQRLTMYRLRRKVEIEPSDVQIAQVFGTKPEGEGVVADPRHPDLGWRMYGHGLAERISGMEPATDDDWTRLRIDHAVPETGIELLADESYILEAGFEALHGVDFRKGCYVGQEVTARMKHKTELKKGLVQVAVEGEAPPAGTEILADGKAAGTLYSTADGKGLAHLRFDRATGEMRAGAALVTRL, encoded by the coding sequence CTGAACAGTCGGACGGTATTGCGGGTCAGCGGGCCGGAGCATGTGGATTTTCTGCAGGATCTTGTCAGCAATGATCTGGGCGGGGTGGCCAGTGGCGCGATCTATGCGGCCCTGCTGACGCCGCAAGGCAAGTATCTGTTCGATTTTCTCGTGGTGTCGGATGGTGACAGCCTGTTGCTTGATAGCGCTGCGGACCGCGCACCGCAATTGGCGCAGCGACTGACGATGTACCGCCTCCGGCGCAAGGTGGAGATCGAACCGAGCGACGTGCAGATCGCCCAGGTCTTTGGTACGAAACCCGAGGGCGAGGGCGTCGTGGCGGATCCACGCCATCCTGACCTTGGCTGGCGGATGTATGGCCACGGGCTTGCAGAGCGAATTTCAGGAATGGAACCGGCGACCGACGACGACTGGACGCGACTGCGGATTGACCATGCCGTGCCTGAAACCGGCATCGAGTTGCTGGCCGACGAGAGCTACATTCTCGAAGCCGGTTTTGAGGCCCTGCACGGTGTGGATTTCCGCAAGGGCTGTTATGTCGGGCAGGAAGTGACCGCCCGTATGAAGCACAAGACGGAGCTGAAGAAGGGCCTCGTACAGGTCGCGGTTGAAGGCGAAGCGCCCCCTGCGGGCACGGAAATACTCGCCGACGGCAAGGCGGCCGGGACGCTTTACAGCACGGCGGACGGAAAGGGTTTAGCTCATCTGCGGTTCGACCGCGCGACCGGTGAGATGCGGGCAGGCGCGGCGCTAGTCACGCGTCTCTGA